A portion of the Pagrus major chromosome 8, Pma_NU_1.0 genome contains these proteins:
- the pnp6 gene encoding purine nucleoside phosphorylase 6 has translation MEAASPSSSQCSYTYDQYQQTAEWLLAQTEQRPKVAIICGSGLGSLADLLEDKAVFQYEDIPRFPISTVPGHAGKLVFGKLHGRECVCMQGRFHFYEGYNIHTVTYPVRVFFLLGVETLIVTNAAGGLNDSYDVGDIMLIKDHINMPGFAGQNPLCGHNDDRFGVRFPCMSDAYDRDLRALAKQTAVEQSCDSFLQEGVYCMLAGPTYETIAECRVLQTLGADAVGMSTVPEVVVARHCGLRVLGLSLITNKVVTDYDSKEKANHTEVLETTTRRTQDLQKFVSNLITKL, from the exons ATGGAAGCGGCGTCTCCCTCCTCCAGTCAGTGCAG TTACACTTACGACCAGTatcagcagacagcagagtggCTGCTTGCCCAAACAGAGCAGCGCCCTAAAGTCGCCATCATCTGTGGTTCAGGCCTTGGCAGCCTGGCTGACCTGCTGGAGGACAAGGCTGTGTTCCAGTATGAGGATATTCCACGTTTTCCCATCAGCACTG TGCCAGGCCATGCTGGTAAGCTGGTGTTCGGGAAGCTGCATGGCCGCGAGTGTGTCTGCATGCAGGGGAGATTCCACTTCTACGAGGGTTACAACATACACACG GTGACATACCCGGTGCGAGTCTTTTTCCTGCTGGGCGTGGAAACTCTGATTGTGACAAACGCAGCGGGAGGACTCAATGACAGCTACGATGTGGGAGACATCATGCTCATTAAGGATCACATCAACATGCCAGGTTTTGCAGGGCAGAACCCGCTGTGTGGGCACAACGATGACAG GTTTGGAGTGCGCTTCCCTTGTATGTCGGATGCGTATGATCGTGATTTGAGGGCTCTGGCCAAGCAAACAGCAGTGGAGCAGAGCTGCGACAGCTTCCTGCAGGAAGGAGTTTACTGCATGCTGGCTGGGCCGACATACGAGACCATTGCAGAGTGCAGAGTCCTGCAGACGCTGGGGGCTGACGCTGTGG GTATGAGTACGGTGCCAGAGGTGGTGGTGGCTCGTCACTGTGGCTTGCGCGTCTTGGGTCTGTCCCTCATCACCAACAAGGTTGTGACAGATTATGACAGCAAGGAGAAGGCAAACCACACGGAAGTGCTGGAAACCACCACGCGCCGAACCCAGGACCTCCAGAAGTTCGTCAGCAACCTCATCACCAAGCTCTAG